A single window of Onychomys torridus chromosome 8, mOncTor1.1, whole genome shotgun sequence DNA harbors:
- the Phykpl gene encoding 5-phosphohydroxy-L-lysine phospho-lyase produces the protein MAADSRAKAATLDLRRRLLSSSCRLFFPEDPVKIIRGQGQYLYDEQGREFLDCINNVAHVGHCHPVVVQAAHEQNLVLNTNSRYLHDNIVDYAQRLSETLPEELSVFYFLNSGSEANDLALRLARQYTGHQDVVVLDHAYHGHLSSLIDISPYKFRDLDGQKEWVHVAPLPDTYRGPYREDHPNPAEAYASEVKHVINTAQEKGRKIAAFFAESLPSVGGQIIPPAGYFSKVAEHIHRAGGLFVADEIQVGFGRVGKHFWAFQLEGKNFAPDIVTMGKCIGNGHPVACVATTQAVSRAFEATGVEYFNTFGGNPVSCAVGLAVLDVLETEQLQAHASNVGSFLMEHLSQQKAKHPIIGDVRGTGLFIGVDLIKDETLRTPATEEAEYLVSRLKENYILLSTDGPGRNVLKFKPPMCFSLGNAQHVVAKLDDILTDMEEKVRSCKTLRIQPNSVKHPPEDIHPTQIP, from the exons ATGGCCGCGGATTCGCGCGCCAAGGCGGCCACTCTGGACCTGAGGCGCCGGCTGCTCAG CTCTTCCTGCAGACTCTTTTTTCCTGAAGATCCTGTTAAGATTATCCGAGGCCAAGGGCAGTACCTGTATGATGAGCAAGGGCGAGAGTTCCTGGACTGTATCAATAACGTGGCTCATG TTGGGCACTGCCACCCCGTCGTGGTCCAAGCCGCACATGAGCAGAACCTGGTGCTCAACACCAACAGCCGATACCTGCACGACAACATCGTGGACTATGCCCAGAGGCTGTCGGAGACCCTGCCGGAGGAGCtctctgtgttttatttcctGAATTCTGG GTCAGAAGCTAACGACCTGGCCTTGAGACTGGCTCGCCAGTACACGGGACACCAGGATGTGGTAGTATTGGACCA TGCTTACCACGGTCACCTGAGCTCCTTGATCGACATCAGTCCCTACAAGTTCCGGGACCTGGATGGCCAGAAGGAATGGGTCCATGTG GCTCCTCTCCCAGACACCTACCGGGGCCCTTATCGAGAAGACCACCCCAATCCAGCAGAGGCCTATGCCAGTGAGGTGAAGCATGTGATCAACACTGCAcaggagaaaggcaggaag ATCGCAGCCTTCTTCGCCGAGtccctgcccagtgtgggtgggcAGATCATTCCCCCTGCTGGCTACTTCTCCAAGGTGGCAGA GCATATTCATAGAGCTGGAGGGCTCTTTGTCGCAGACGAGATCCAGGTTGGGTTTGGCCGAGTAGGCAAGCACTTTTGGGCCTTCCAGCTGGAGGGGAAAAACTTTGCCCCTGACATTGTCACCATGGGCAAGTGCATCGGCAATGGTCACCCTGTTGCCTGCGTGGCCACTACCCAAGCCGTGTCAAGGGCATTTGAAGCCACTGGTGTCGAATACTTCAACACG TTTGGAGGCAACCCAGTGTCCTGTGCTGTGGGGCTGGCAGTCCTGGATGTCTTGGAAACAGAACAGCTCCAGGCTCATGCCAGTAATGTGGGCAGTTTCCTAATGGAGCACCTCAGCCAGCAGAAAGCCAAGCATCCTATTATTGGGGATGTCAG GGGCACTGGGCTCTTTATCGGTGTGGATCTGATCAAAGATGAGACCCTGAGGACACCAGCAACTGAAGAGGcagaatacttggtctccag gCTGAAGGAGAACTACATTTTACTGAGCACTGATGGCCCTGGGAGGAATGTCCTGAAGTTCAAGCCTCCAATGTGCTTCAGCCTGGGCAATGCACAACATGTAGTAGCAAAACTGGATGACATTCTAACCG aCATGGAAGAAAAAGTAAGAAGTTGCAAAACATTGAGGATCCAGCCAAACTCGGTCAAGCACCCTCCAG AAGATATTCATCCTACTCAAATACCCTAA
- the Hnrnpab gene encoding heterogeneous nuclear ribonucleoprotein A/B isoform X1: MSDAAEEQPMETTGATENGHEAAPEGEAPIEPGAGAAAPAAPAASGGGTTATPSGNQNGAEGDQINASKNEEDAGKMFVGGLSWDTSKKDLKDYFTKFGEVVDCTIKMDPNTGRSRGFGFILFKDSSSVEKVLDQKEHRLDGRVIDPKKAMAMKKDPVKKIFVGGLNPEATEEKIREYFGQFGEIEAIELPIDPKLNKRRGFVFITFKEEDPVKKVLEKKFHTVSGSKCEIKVAQPKEVYQQQQYGSGGRGNRNRGNRGSGGGGGQSQSWNQGYGNYWNQGYGYQQGYGPGYGGYDYSPYGYYGYGPGYDYSQGSTNYGKSQRRGGHQNNYKPY; this comes from the exons ATGTCGGACGCGGCTGAGGAGCAGCCCATGGAGACGACGGGCGCCACCGAGAACGGACACGAGGCCGCCCCCGAAGGCGAGGCCCCGATCGAGCCCGGCGCTGGGGCAGCGGCCCCCGCAGCCCCGGCCGCGTCTGGGGGCGGGACCACGGCCACCCCGAGCGGGAACCAGAACGGCGCCGAGGGTGATCAGATCAACGCCAGCAAGAACGAGGAGGACGCGGG aaaaatgttCGTTGGTGGTTTGAGCTGGGATACCAGCAAAAAAGACTTAAAGGATTATTTTACTAAGTTTGGAGAGGTCGTTGACTGCACAATTAAAATGGATCCCAACACTGGACGATCAAGAGGGTTTGGGTTTATCCTGTTCAAAGATTCTTCCAGTGTGGAGAAG GTCTTAGACCAGAAGGAACACAGGCTGGATGGTCGTGTTATTGACCCTAAAAAGGCTATGGCTATGAAGAAGGATCCtgtgaagaaaatatttgtgGGAGGTCTGAACCCTGAAGCCACAGAGGAAAAGATCAGAGAATACTTTGGCCAATTTGGGGAG ATTGAAGCCATTGAGCTTCCAATAGATCCCAAGTTGAACAAAAGacggggttttgtttttattacatttaaagaGGAAGACCCTGTGAAGAAAGTTCTGGAGAAAAAGTTTCATACTGTCAGTGGAAGCAAG TGTGAAATCAAGGTTGCCCAGCCCAAAGAGGTGTATCAGCAACAGCAGTATGGCTCTGGGGGCCGAGGAAACCGCAATCGAGGGAACCGaggcagtggtggaggtggag GTCAGAGTCAGAGTTGGAATCAGGGCTACGGCAACTACTGGAACCAGGGCTACGGCTACCAGCAGGGCTACGGGCCCGGCTATGGCGGCTACGACTACTCGCCCTATGGCTATTACGGCTACGGCCCCGGCTACGACTACA GTCAGGGTAGTACAAATTACGGGAAGAGCCAGCGACGCGGTGGCCATCAGAATAACTACAAGCCATACTGA
- the Hnrnpab gene encoding heterogeneous nuclear ribonucleoprotein A/B isoform X2 produces MSDAAEEQPMETTGATENGHEAAPEGEAPIEPGAGAAAPAAPAASGGGTTATPSGNQNGAEGDQINASKNEEDAGKMFVGGLSWDTSKKDLKDYFTKFGEVVDCTIKMDPNTGRSRGFGFILFKDSSSVEKVLDQKEHRLDGRVIDPKKAMAMKKDPVKKIFVGGLNPEATEEKIREYFGQFGEIEAIELPIDPKLNKRRGFVFITFKEEDPVKKVLEKKFHTVSGSKCEIKVAQPKEVYQQQQYGSGGRGNRNRGNRGSGGGGGQGSTNYGKSQRRGGHQNNYKPY; encoded by the exons ATGTCGGACGCGGCTGAGGAGCAGCCCATGGAGACGACGGGCGCCACCGAGAACGGACACGAGGCCGCCCCCGAAGGCGAGGCCCCGATCGAGCCCGGCGCTGGGGCAGCGGCCCCCGCAGCCCCGGCCGCGTCTGGGGGCGGGACCACGGCCACCCCGAGCGGGAACCAGAACGGCGCCGAGGGTGATCAGATCAACGCCAGCAAGAACGAGGAGGACGCGGG aaaaatgttCGTTGGTGGTTTGAGCTGGGATACCAGCAAAAAAGACTTAAAGGATTATTTTACTAAGTTTGGAGAGGTCGTTGACTGCACAATTAAAATGGATCCCAACACTGGACGATCAAGAGGGTTTGGGTTTATCCTGTTCAAAGATTCTTCCAGTGTGGAGAAG GTCTTAGACCAGAAGGAACACAGGCTGGATGGTCGTGTTATTGACCCTAAAAAGGCTATGGCTATGAAGAAGGATCCtgtgaagaaaatatttgtgGGAGGTCTGAACCCTGAAGCCACAGAGGAAAAGATCAGAGAATACTTTGGCCAATTTGGGGAG ATTGAAGCCATTGAGCTTCCAATAGATCCCAAGTTGAACAAAAGacggggttttgtttttattacatttaaagaGGAAGACCCTGTGAAGAAAGTTCTGGAGAAAAAGTTTCATACTGTCAGTGGAAGCAAG TGTGAAATCAAGGTTGCCCAGCCCAAAGAGGTGTATCAGCAACAGCAGTATGGCTCTGGGGGCCGAGGAAACCGCAATCGAGGGAACCGaggcagtggtggaggtggag GTCAGGGTAGTACAAATTACGGGAAGAGCCAGCGACGCGGTGGCCATCAGAATAACTACAAGCCATACTGA